From Canis lupus familiaris isolate Mischka breed German Shepherd chromosome 16, alternate assembly UU_Cfam_GSD_1.0, whole genome shotgun sequence, one genomic window encodes:
- the LOC102151507 gene encoding malate dehydrogenase, mitochondrial-like isoform X4, producing the protein MTRDDLFNTAASIVATLTAACAQHCPEAMICVISNPVKSTLPIATEVFKKHGAYDPNKIFGVTTLDIVRANTFIAELKGLDPARVNVPVIGSHAGKTIIPLISQCTPKVDLPQDPLTAVTGRIQEAGTEVVKAKAGAGSATLSMAYAGARFVFSLVDAMDGKEGDVECSFVKSQEADCAYFSTPLLLGKKDIEKNPGIGKISHFEEKMIAEAILELKASIRKEEEFVKNTK; encoded by the exons ATGACACGGGATGACCTGTTCAACACCGCTGCGTCAATTGTGGCCACCCTGACTGCGGCCTGCGCCCAGCATTGCCCCGAGGCCATGATCTGCGTCATTTCAAATCCGGTCAAATCCACCCTCCCAATTGCAACGGAGGTTTTCAAGAAACACGGAGCTTACGACCCCAATAAAATCTTCGGG GTCACGACCCTGGACATTGTCAGGGCCAACACTTTCATTGCAGAACTAAAGGGTTTGGATCCCGCGCGAGTCAATGTTCCTGTCATTGGCAGTCATGCCGGGAAGACCATCATCCCCCTGATCTCTCAGTGCACTCCCAAGGTGGACCTTCCCCAGGATCCACTGACAGCCGTCACTGGGCGGATTCAGGAGGCCGGCACGGAGGTGGTGAAGGCCAAAGCTGGAGCAGGCTCTGCCACCCTGTCCATGGCATATGCTGGAGCCCGGTTTGTCTTCTCCCTTGTGGATGCAATGGATGGGAAAGAAGGAGATGTCGAATGTTCCTTTGTTAAATCCCAGGAAGCAGACTGTGCCTATTTCTCCACACCGTTACTGCTGGGGAAAAAGGACATCGAGAAGAATCCAGGCATTGGCAAGATCTCCCATTTTGAAGAGAAGATGATAGCAGAAGCCATCCTGGAGCTGAAGGCCTCcatcagaaaggaagaggagtTTGTGAAGAACACGAAATGA